In Aedes albopictus strain Foshan chromosome 3, AalbF5, whole genome shotgun sequence, the following are encoded in one genomic region:
- the LOC109397159 gene encoding uncharacterized protein LOC109397159, protein MKVQYDLEGAVLKQSTGLKSVSKHVLYGVLLFVIVVGWVVYRQGEVLRTKELPCQGTAGVIVGSEEPTTTVVHDREILTSTEHLKADSVDNLIGTLFSPFVESESAVVELKVDTDGFLIKFGENVDSLVELARDSEINTMVAMALQELMLLGQGDKPGKKVDVGLAVKEDSYEATTAKKVEELWSWSSGNLLEFKFRFEDDHWELEGAAEYKSSEEKDSNEGSEESTSGR, encoded by the coding sequence ATGAAAGTGCAGTACGACTTGGAAGGCGCTGTACTGAAGCAGAGTACGGGATTGAAATCGGTTTCGAAGCATGTGCTGTACGGAGTGTTGCTGTTCGTGATCGTGGTTGGATGGGTGGTTTACCGGCAAGGCGAAGTTCTGCGGACAAAGGAGCTGCCGTGTCAGGGTACGGCTGGAGTGATCGTTGGCAGTGAAGAACCTACAACTACGGTGGTTCACGATAGAGAGATTCTGACCAGTACGGAGCACCTCAAGGCGGATAGCGTGGATAATCTGATCGGAACCCTGTTCAGTCCCTTTGTCGAGTCGGAGTCAGCAGTTGTGGAACTAAAGGTGGATACCGATGGTTTCTTGATTAAGTTCGGTGAGAATGTGGATAGCCTGGTGGAGTTGGCTAGAGATTCCGAAATCAACACGATGGTGGCGATGGCCCTGCAGGAGTTGATGCTTCTGGGTCAAGGGGATAAACCAGGGAAAAAGGTGGATGTTGGACTGGCTGTGAAGGAGGATTCGTACGAGGCGACTACAGCGAAGAAGGTGGAGGAACTATGGAGTTGGTCAAGTGGAAATCTGCTGGAGTTTAAGTTCCGTTTCGAGGATGATCATTGGGAGCTGGAAGGAGCCGCGGAGTACAAATCTAGTGAAGAAAAGGATTCAAATGAAGGTTCGGAAGAATCCACTAGTGGTCGGTAG